The Triticum dicoccoides isolate Atlit2015 ecotype Zavitan chromosome 6A, WEW_v2.0, whole genome shotgun sequence genome has a window encoding:
- the LOC119317775 gene encoding APO protein 2, chloroplastic-like translates to MAAAMRPSSSPYPLPPPPTCSSRLPQLRSFVGLRWSAPRVQVRRQLDAVAGIGSGARGCGGRFRAPASSASQPCYSSIVIRNDNSQNADFPRNYSKREKKPFPIPVLELRRRARQRMKEAEGKPRGPPPPPKNGLLVQRLIPEAYRVYNARILLINNLKRLMKVVPVKGCKYCSEIHVGSVGHPFRTCRGMSSDKRKGEHDWGSTFVEAVFLPVEAYHLEDRLGPRIPHDQRFEVPRIPALVELCIQAGLDLPEYPTKRRRKPIVKIGRKEFVDANEDDLPDPEPDKFKEPILEEVPDDEITPPSSPEETAALAEETLEVWETLRNGALRLMKRYSVRVCGYCPEVHIGASGHKARNCGAFKHQQRNGQHGWQAAVLDDLIPPRYVWHMPESGELQKELKIFYGQAPAVVEICIQGGAKVPEKYKATMRLDIGIPSSLKEAEMVV, encoded by the exons ATGGCCGCGGCCATGAGACCCTCCTCCTCCCCCTACCCTCTCCCGCCTCCCCCGACCTGCTCGTCCCGCCTCCCCCAGCTCCGCTCCTTCGTCGGCCTCCGGTGGTCTGCCCCCCGCGTCCAG GTCAGGAGGCAATTAGACGCGGTTGCAGGAATTGGCAGTGGTGCGCGTGGATGCGGTGGACGATTCAG AGCGCCCGCTTCCAGTGCGTCCCAGCCTTGTTATAGCTCCATCGTCATTAGAAACGACAATTCTCAGAATGCTGATTTTCCACGTAACTACTCCAAAAGGGAGAAGAAACCATTTCCTATACCAGTACTGGAGTTAAGGCGCCGAGCAAGACAGAGGATGAAGGAAGCTGAAGGGAAGCCTAGGGGGCCGCCGCCACCTCCGAAAAATGGATTGCTGGTCCAGAGACTAATACCAGAGGCATACAGAGTGTACAACGCAAGAATTTTGCTGATCAACAACTTGAAGAGGCTGATGAAAGTAGTACCAGTGAAAGGCTGCAA ATATTGCAGCGAGATACACGTTGGATCTGTTGGACACCCTTTCAGAACATGCCGAGGAATGTCTTCTGATAAACGTAAGGGAGAACATGACTGGGGAAGTACTTTTGTTGAAGCTGTTTTCTTGCCAGTTGAAGCTTACCACCTAGAGGACCGTCTAGGCCCGCGTATCCCTCATGACCAGAGGTTTGAGGTGCCCCGCATTCCTGCTCTCGTGGAGCTTTGCATCCAAGCTGGTCTCGACCTCCCTGAGTACCCCACAAAGCGCCGAAGAAAGCCAATTGTTAAGATCGGAAGGAAAGAGTTTGTCGACGCAAATGAAGATGACCTGCCTGACCCAGAGCCTGACAAATTTAAGGAGCCAATTCTCGAAGAAGTACCCGACGATGAGATTACCCCTCCATCGAGCCCAGAGGAGACGGCTGCTCTTGCCGAGGAAACACTCGAAGTGTGGGAGACACTCCGGAACGGTGCCTTGAGGCTCATGAAGAGGTATTCAGTGAGGGTGTGCGGATACTGTCCTGAGGTGCACATTGGAGCGAGTGGTCATAAAGCGCGCAACTGTGGAGCCTTCAAGCACCAGCAGAGGAATGGACAGCATGGGTGGCAGGCGGCGGTGCTCGATGACCTGATACCCCCTAGATACGTCTGGCACATGCCGGAATCTGGGGAGTTGCAGAAGGAGCTCAAGATCTTCTATGGGCAGGCGCCGGCTGTCGTCGAGATATGCATTCAGGGCGGCGCAAAAGTGCCGGAGAAGTACAAAGCCACAATGAGGCTAGATATAGGGATTCCCTCCAGTTTGAAAGAGGCTGAAATGGTCGTCTGA
- the LOC119319601 gene encoding uncharacterized protein LOC119319601: MMASRAAAAALRTAALQGHFRRSASTAAAHAERPKAKPMGDYVPVYVALGMIGLAGALGLHTARQQLAHAPNVWVDKRKREAVPEVADPDLALDEAERFVGGSVFRKVAHVQDDRSLTAGVADPVADYPARKAVTLKDVGVDPPGIPEQSKEGVLDRIFKKNTA; this comes from the exons ATGATGGCTtcacgagccgccgccgccgctctccgcACGGCCGCCCTGCAGGGCCACTTCCGGAGGTCGGCCTCCACCGCGGCGGCGCACGCCGAGAGGCCCAAGGCCAAGCCCATGGGCGACTACGTGCCGGTGTACGTGGCGCTGGGGATGATCGGCCTGGCGGGGGCTCTGGGGCTGCACACGGCGCGGCAGCAGCTGGCGCACGCGCCCAACGTCTGGGTCGACAAGCGCAAGCGCGAGGCGGTGCCCGAGGTGGCGGACCCGGACCTCGCCCTCGACGAGGCCGAGCGCTTCGTCGGCGGCTCCGTGTTCCGCAAGGTCGCCCACGTCCAGGACGACCGCTCCCTCACCGCCGGCGTCGCCGACCCCGTCGCCGACTACCC GGCCAGGAAGGCGGTGACGCTCAAGGACGTCGGCGTAGACCCGCCGGGGATCCCCGAGCAGAGCAAGGAGGGCGTCCTCGAcaggatcttcaagaagaacaccGCTTAA
- the LOC119319602 gene encoding dynein light chain 1, cytoplasmic-like translates to MREQEARVEAGRRGGAIRSLLGVARLAEDGGAGADEGDSKKEDGVGAERKAVVRVVAADMPPALQRRAFRCAREELAGMPHFPRRLEPKRLALALKKEFDTAYGAAWHCIVGTSFGSYVTHAKGGFLYFSVDKVYILLFRTAVEPPPH, encoded by the exons ATGAGGGAGCAGGAGGCCCGTGTCGAGGCGGGGCGCCGGGGCGGCGCCATCAGGTCGCTGCTCGGCGTCGCCAGGCTCGCGGAGGACGGCGGCGCCGGCGCCGACGAGGGCGACTCTAAGAAGGAGGACGGCGTCGGCGCGGAGAGGAAGGCGGTGGTGCGGGTGGTGGCGGCCGACATGCCGCCCGCGCTGCAGCGGCGCGCGTTCCGCTGCGCCCGCGAGGAGCTCGCCGGGATGCCGCACTTCCCGCGCCGCCTCGAGCCCAAGCGCCTCGCGCTCGCCCTCAAGAAG GAATTCGACACCGCTTACGGCGCGGCTTGGCACTGCATCGTGGGGACGAGCTTCGGTTCATACGTCACGCACGCCAAGGGCGGATTCTTGTACTTTTCTGTTGATAAGGTCTACATACTGCTCTTCAGGACGGCGGTCGAGCCCCCGCCCCATTGA